GCTACCTAAACTGGGGCGGATAAGGATAAAAACAGAACCTGCGCTTTCTGTTGAAAAGTTCAAACAGACTTTAAGTTTGATGGATGCCTCCATTTTAGTGGAGGCTCGTGATGTGAGTTTCCGCATTTGGGTGGATGCCAATCATCCGGTCATTCGGGTAGAAGGAAAAAGTAAGACTCCGCGGATAGTCAACATTTCGATGGAATCGCTTCGTCCGCTCATTGATGCCAACGAATCCTTGCCACAAACCGGTACGGTTGGGGTGAATTTCAATGATCAGCAAAACCGCCTGGCCTGGGGCTACCGCAACCAATCTTCGCGTTGGGCCGAAAACTTTAAAAGTCAGAATACTGCGGAAATGGTGGCCAAAACCAAAGATCCGATTTTGCATCGCACGTCAGGTTGTTTGCTTCAGGCCAAAGGCTTTATTCGCGAAAATGCAACCACGCTAAAGTCGGCAAATAAATCGACTTCATTTGATTGTTCCATTACGGTAAATTCCATTCAGCCCGAAAGCGTGCAAGCTTGGCTGGCTGAAATTTCAAAACCAGTCCGGTCGGATTGGAAAGCGCATTGTGCCTACTGGAAATCGTTCTGGAACCGGAGTTACATCCATATTTTGTCGGGAGGTCAAGGAAAATTCAACCTCGATCAGTGCCGGTTTACGCAATTTCCGCAGGGATCAAAAGCCTACCAAGGGCACAAGGAAATTGATGCCAAACAGAATATAGATCAAATTAACCAGCGTTATGCGTTGGAGCGCTTTTGCCAGGCTGCTGCCAGCCGGGGCGCAGTGCCTCCACCTTATAACGGCTCAATCTTTACGATGGACATGCCTGCCGGAGTTTTAGGTTTCAATAAGCCAAAGGAAAATCCGGTTTCGCCCGATGGGCGTGATTGGGCGGTGCTTTCGTTTATGTGGCAAAACACACGCCATCCGTATTGGTCGATGGCCGCCCGTGGTGATTACGATGCAATTAAACCGGGAATGCAGTTTGTTCGCGATGGCCTGGATATTTGCCGTGATCATTGCAAGAAAATTTTTGGCCACGAGGGCGCTTTTATTATGGAGGCGAGTTGGTGGTACAACGTAGGAGTATTCAACTGGGATGGTATGCCTGCACATTTGCGCTACCATCAACTGGCTACTATCGAGTTGCCAGCGATCATGTGCGAGTATTACGAGCATACCCGCGACCGGCAATTTCTCGACGAGGTGTTGTTGCCTTGTGCCGACGAATTCCTGAAGTTTTACGAAGTTCATTTCCCGAAACGCAATGCCAGCGGAATCATGCAAATGGAAGGCGTTGGCTGCGCCGAAACCTACCAGGGAGTGACCAACCCCTGCACCGAAATAGGTTGCATGAAATATTTGCTGACAAAATTACTGTCGTTCGATATTGATGATGCCCGGAAAGAACACTGGAGCAAATTGCTGAAAGCTATGCCTTGCGTGCCTTTGCGCACCATTCGTGGAATGGATTTGCTGGCTGTGGGCGAAAAATACAATCCGGGACGCACCAACTGCGAATCGCCCGAACTCTATTCTGTTTATCCGTTCCGCCAGGTTTGGCTGGGCAAACCGGAATTATTGGCGAATGCACGCCAGTCTTTTCATGTTCGAACAATCAGTCTCGACGGCACAGCTGACGATCAGGGTACCGAAACCGGTGGATGGCAATCATCGCCGGTTCAGGCGGCTTATCTGGGTTTACCGCGCGAAGCTGCCCGTTTGGCCAGCATCAATTTTAACGATCAGTTTATTCACTGGAATGATAATATTGACATGAATGCACCCTATCCAAATCGCCCAAGAGCCCGATTCCCTGCGTTCTGGGAGTGCAAAATGGATGGCACACCCGATAATGATCATGGCGCCAATTCAATAAATACACTGCAAAGTATGTTGTTGCAAAGCGACGGCAAAAAAATCTTCCTGCTTCCGGCATGGCCTGAAAACTGGGATGTTTCATTCAAACTTTGTGCGGCAAACAATACCACAATTGAATGTGAATACCGCGATGGCAAAGTGCAGTCGTTAAAAGTCTTTCCTGAATCAAGAAGAAATGATATCGTGGATATGAGCACCGAAAAGCAAAGGATCCGTAACTTGGTTTCTGTGGCCCTTTCAGACCGAAACTATCTGTTTGGACTTCCTCCCATGTTGGATGCACAGGTTATTCCGGGAAAAACAACAGCTCCCTGGATTGCCAAATATGGATACACATTAGAAGGTTGCAAGGCCGGTCCGTGGATGAACAGTGTTTTCAGTGAAAATATCGTTTATGTGCATGTATTGGACTGGCCCAAAGAAGGTGTGCGGCTTTCGTTCATTCCGGGGAAGCTGATTTCCTCGAAGTCCATCACCGGAAATATTCAGGTGAAAAAGGACGAAAATGGCTGGTTGCTTACCGGCACTCCTGATCCGCTGAATACCATCGTGAAACTCCAATTCGACGCTTCGGTTGAAGAAATTGCATACGCATTGCCTTCAAAAGGCTCATTTACTTTGGGGCATGAACGAAAATTGACAACCGATTCTGAAGGACGAACGATTGCCGAGGTGAATCTGGGTGGAGAGAAAACCATCCGTCGTTTTGAATTTACCATCGACAATCCGGGTTATTTGCGCGGACAAGGAAAAGCCTTCGAACTTCAGGCCAAACAGGCTGACGGAACATGGAAAACTGCATATAAAGGCAGTGTTTACGGAACGATCTGCGGCAAACAGTTTGATCCGGTTTCCACAAAAGCTATTCGTTTGGTTATTCAGACCTCAGAAATTAAACAGTTGGATGTATTCTAATCTGGCAGGACCGCTGAAAACAGCGCATTTTAAAATTCATTGTCACGCCTGAACGCTAATGGTGATTTAACGGTTTGCTGTTCAATTACAGTTGAACGGTGTTGTGAAGAGCTGAAGACACAATGAAAAGCAATATGGATCATATTTACTTTGTTATTTTGCGCATTGAAGTAACAATTTCAGTGGCGTGATGTAAAACAGGATGTTGGTTGCTACTGATTAATTGACCGATGGATTTATTTGCCCGAAACAAAGGGGCGTACGATAGAAGAAATGGTGCAATTCTAGGCGTGAAAAACGAGAGTTAAAAATGATGTAACATTGCTTTATGTAACAATTTTATTCATTTCTGAAAACGTTTCCGTGAAAAAAAGTGTTTCTGGAAACGTTTCCGGTAATTATTTGGGTTATTGATTTTCAAATTGCTAATCTTAGCCTTAATTTAGGCCCTAAACTAATCTACATCAAATGAAAAAACTATTTCTTGTTTGTCTTGCATTTGCAATAATTTCCATGTCTATGGCGCAGAATGGTGATGGTTCTGCTGCTTCAAAACAAAACGATCCCAAAATGCAGTGGTGGAAAGAGGCCAAATTCGGCATGTTTATACACTGGGGAATTTATTCGGTTCCTGCAGGAAAATGGGGCGACAAAACCACTTACGGCGAATGGATTATGCACCAGGCTAAAATTCCCAGAGCCGAATATTCAGCCCTGGCCAAACAGTTCAATCCCACTGGTTTTAATGCCGACGAATGGGTGAAACTGGCCAAAGATGCAGGTCAAAAGTATATTATAATAACCTCAAAACACCATGATGGGTTTGCCATGTTTGGTTCAAAGGCCGATCCGTACAACATTGTGGATGCAACACCCTTTAAGCGTGATATTCTAAAGGAACTTGCCGAAGCCTGCCGCAAGCAGGGAATGAAATTAGGATTTTATTATTCGCAGGCGCAGGATTGGTATCATCCTGGTGGAGCGGTTTCTGGTAATGTCGAATGGGATCAGACCCATGTGGCTGACATGAATAAGTATATCGACGAGATTGCCGTTCCGCAGGTAAAGGAGATACTTTCGAATTACGGAGATGTGGCTGTTTTGTGGTGGGACACGCCTACCAACATGACCAAAGAAATGACTGAGAAGCTTGCAGCAATTACCAAATCATATCCCAACCTGATTACCAACAACCGTTTAGGAGCTGGTATGGGCGGCGACCTCGAAACTCCCGAGCAGTTTGTTCCGGCTACAGGTTTTCCCGGCCGCAACTGGGAGGTTTGTATGACCATGAATGGACATTGGGGCTACAATGCCTATGACGAACGATGGAAAAGTACCACCGACCTGTTACAAAAGTTGATTGATATTGTGAGCAAAGGCGGTAATTTCCTGTTGAATGTAGGGCCGAATCAATATGGAATCATTCCTGAAGTGTGCCAGCAAAACCTGCGAGAAATGGGCGATTGGTTAAAAGTAAATGGCGAAGCTATTTATGGAACCCAGGCCAGTCCTTTCCCATATTTATCATGGGGACGTGCTACATTGAAAGGACAGAAATTGTATTTGCACGTGTTTGATTGGCCAAAAAATGGCAAATTGACAGTCCCATTTTCGAATAAAATTACTAAAGCTTATCTACTCGCCGATGCCAAAACGGGCCTGAAAATCAAAGCTGGAAAAGAAAACTCAACAATTCAACTTCCTTCGTATGCTCCCGACAAAATTGCATCTGTTGTCGCCGTTGAATTCGATGGAAAGCCAACCGTTCAACCTGTTCCGTCTCAGGGCGCAAAAGTGACAGCAACTACTACAAGTGAGGATTGCAAGGCCAGTTATGCAACCGATGGCGACCCGAAAAACAAATGGCAAGCAGCCAAAGGCGAAAAAACAGCCACGCTAGAAATTGATTTGGGTAAACCTGCAACTATTCAGTGCTTATCACTCGTGGAACCCTGGCACCCCTGGAGTGGAATCCGCCAGAAACACGAATTATCTTACCAGCAGGGAGGTGAATGGAAAGCTATTTTCAATACTGAAACCGATGGAACCGGCCTGACTAAAAACTTTGCTCCGGTAACAGCTCAAAAGTTTAAACTGGTTATTCTGAACGAAAAAGAAGCTCCTGCGGTGAATGAGTTGATCTTATTCAGGGCTGAATAAATCACAGATATTTTATTTTGGAACTGTCTTCAAAAAAAGGGGACACTTTCAAAATCTTGACGGGAACGAAACTCAAGTTTTTCTTTTTTATAGAAATTGATTGATCCTAACTAACTGTATAATGGAACGTAACAGACTGATTATTTTCTTTCTAATCGTACTTTTATTTTATAATTTACCTCAAAGCATTGCCAGTGATTCTAAAGTTTCCGGGAATCATATCTTCAAAGTTATTTTGGCAGAGGCACATATTTTACCTTTTTCTCTGTCTGAGGTCAGGTTAAATTCATCGTGGATAAAACAGCGTGAGGCTTTAAACACAGCATACCTTCATCAACTTGATCCGGAACGTTTGCTTCATAATTTCAGGGTGAACGCAGGATTGCCATCTTACGCCAAACCATTGGACGGGTGGGAGAGTCCGGGCTGTGGTCTGCGTGGCCATTTTGTCGGACATTACCTGTCAGCCTGTGCCACACAGATTGCGAAGGATGGGGACGCATTATTGAACAAGCGCATTAGTTATATGATAGATGAACTGGCTGTTTGTCAGCAAAAGCAGGGTGGAAAGTATTTAAGCGCTTTTCCTGAATCGGAGTTTGATACGCTGGAGAAAAAATATGGTGGTGTTTGGGCACCTTACTATACATTCCACAAAATAATGCAGGGTTTGTTAGATGTTTATACCTTGACAGGAAACAAAAAAGCATATCAGATTTTATTGAATATGGCTGATTATGTCGAAGCCCGTATGGCAAAACTTCCGGAGGCCGAAATTGAGAAAATACTTTATTCAGCCGAAGCCAATCCGACCAACGAAGCTGGTGGAATGAACGAAGTTTTACACAATTTGTATGCGGTTTCGAAAGATCCGCAGCACCTTAAATTGGCAGAAGTTTTTGACCGGAAATGGTTCTATCAGCCACTAATGGATGGGAAAGACATTCTTTCGGGTTTGCATTCGAATACGCACATTGTTTTGGTGAACGGTTATGCGCGCCGTTTTGAGAATACCGGCGAATCTGACTTTCAAAAAGCTGCAGCCAATTTCTGGGATATGCTGGTGAATCATCATGCTTATGCAAATGGTTCGAGCAGCGGTCCGCGACCTGTTGCCACCACTCCAACATCGCGCGTGGCCGAGCATTGGGGATATGCCGATCATTTAAGTGCCACTCTTACAGGCGAAATTGCCGAGTCGTGCGTAACGCACAACACCCAAAAATTAACCGCAAACCTTTTTGAATGGACTGGCGACCCGAAATATGCTGATGCTTATATGAATACCTTTTACAATGCCGTGTTGCCGATACAAAACAGTGAAAATGGATCAGTGGTTTATTATCTCCCGTTGGGTTCTCCACGCACAAAAAACTTCCTGAAGGAGAATGACTTTAAATGCTGCAATGGCTCCGGAATTGAAGCTTTCGCCCACTTAAATTCGAATATTTATTTTCACAATCAGAATAGCTTGTGGATCAATCTGTTTATTCCTTCAGAATTAAACTGGAAAGAAAAAGGGATTAAGATCGAACAAAACACAAATTTTCCCGAGGAACAGAAAACCCGGCTCGTGATTTCAGCCGAAAAACCAACATCATTTGCAATGAAGCTATTCATCCCATCGTGGGCGAACGCGCAAACCAGAATTTTCGTAAATGGACAGCCGCTAAGAACTAAAATCAAACCGCTTTCTTTTGTGACCATCGACCGGACCTGGAAGACAGGCGACAAGGTTGAACTTCTGTTTGATTTCCAATTTTACCTGAAATCCATGCCTGACAATAAAAATATGGTGGCGCTGCTTTATGGTCCAATTTTGCTGGCTTTTGAAACCGAAAAAGAAATTATCCTAAAAGGAAATCACGAAACTATTCTTCAAAATATGACTAAAAATGAGGGTGAGTTTTCATTCAGTTTGCAAAATAACAAGCAGGTATTTAAGCTTAAACCATTTTACGGGGTGACAAACCAGTCGTATGGAGTTTACGCCAACATCAGAAACGAATATTAATGGGAGAAAGTAAGGTTGATTAACCTGATAAATGAAGAAAAAAATGAAAAAATACTTGATATGAGAACAAGGCTTTTTTTTAAGGGATTAATCGTGTTGGGGATGGCTGCACTTATGGGTTCGTGTAAGCAAAACGCGCAGATTGAGTGGATTTCTACCACCGAAACGAAATCATGGGTGAGAAACGAAGGGTTGCAGGCCGGGAAATCATCGGCAACTGCCGATCTGAAAATTGATTTGACCCAGATGGGTCAAACTATTAAAGGTTTTGGGGCTTGTTTTAACGAGTTGGGCTGGACATCGCTAAGTCATTTAAAAGAGGAGGAACGGACTGCCATTTTTACCGAACTTTTTAAACCTGGTATCGGTGCGAACTTTACCATTTGCCGTATGCCTGTTGGTGCCAATGACTTTTCGCTGGATTGGTATTCATACAACGAAACCGAAGGCGATTTCGACATGAAGAATTTCAGTATTGAAAATGATTTGAAAACCCTCGTACCATTCATCCACGAAGCACAAAAATACAATCCTGATCTGAAATTTTGGGCGTCACCATGGAGTCCTCCTCAATGGATGAAATGGAACAAACATTATGCATGTTCTGTGCCTTGGGCAGGACTGGCATCGAAATTTCAGAACCATCTTACAGCGGAAAAACAAGGAAAGGAGGGGACAAATATGTTCATTCAACAAGAGAAATATTTTGCAGCTT
Above is a window of Bacteroidota bacterium DNA encoding:
- a CDS encoding DUF5703 domain-containing protein, which produces MTEKFTVIALFLLLCAEVFGQTISDPSKYNVVWATPSDDSFGSMPLGNGDVGLNVWVEKNGDLLFYISKVDAFDAGHLLPKLGRIRIKTEPALSVEKFKQTLSLMDASILVEARDVSFRIWVDANHPVIRVEGKSKTPRIVNISMESLRPLIDANESLPQTGTVGVNFNDQQNRLAWGYRNQSSRWAENFKSQNTAEMVAKTKDPILHRTSGCLLQAKGFIRENATTLKSANKSTSFDCSITVNSIQPESVQAWLAEISKPVRSDWKAHCAYWKSFWNRSYIHILSGGQGKFNLDQCRFTQFPQGSKAYQGHKEIDAKQNIDQINQRYALERFCQAAASRGAVPPPYNGSIFTMDMPAGVLGFNKPKENPVSPDGRDWAVLSFMWQNTRHPYWSMAARGDYDAIKPGMQFVRDGLDICRDHCKKIFGHEGAFIMEASWWYNVGVFNWDGMPAHLRYHQLATIELPAIMCEYYEHTRDRQFLDEVLLPCADEFLKFYEVHFPKRNASGIMQMEGVGCAETYQGVTNPCTEIGCMKYLLTKLLSFDIDDARKEHWSKLLKAMPCVPLRTIRGMDLLAVGEKYNPGRTNCESPELYSVYPFRQVWLGKPELLANARQSFHVRTISLDGTADDQGTETGGWQSSPVQAAYLGLPREAARLASINFNDQFIHWNDNIDMNAPYPNRPRARFPAFWECKMDGTPDNDHGANSINTLQSMLLQSDGKKIFLLPAWPENWDVSFKLCAANNTTIECEYRDGKVQSLKVFPESRRNDIVDMSTEKQRIRNLVSVALSDRNYLFGLPPMLDAQVIPGKTTAPWIAKYGYTLEGCKAGPWMNSVFSENIVYVHVLDWPKEGVRLSFIPGKLISSKSITGNIQVKKDENGWLLTGTPDPLNTIVKLQFDASVEEIAYALPSKGSFTLGHERKLTTDSEGRTIAEVNLGGEKTIRRFEFTIDNPGYLRGQGKAFELQAKQADGTWKTAYKGSVYGTICGKQFDPVSTKAIRLVIQTSEIKQLDVF
- a CDS encoding alpha-L-fucosidase, whose translation is MKKLFLVCLAFAIISMSMAQNGDGSAASKQNDPKMQWWKEAKFGMFIHWGIYSVPAGKWGDKTTYGEWIMHQAKIPRAEYSALAKQFNPTGFNADEWVKLAKDAGQKYIIITSKHHDGFAMFGSKADPYNIVDATPFKRDILKELAEACRKQGMKLGFYYSQAQDWYHPGGAVSGNVEWDQTHVADMNKYIDEIAVPQVKEILSNYGDVAVLWWDTPTNMTKEMTEKLAAITKSYPNLITNNRLGAGMGGDLETPEQFVPATGFPGRNWEVCMTMNGHWGYNAYDERWKSTTDLLQKLIDIVSKGGNFLLNVGPNQYGIIPEVCQQNLREMGDWLKVNGEAIYGTQASPFPYLSWGRATLKGQKLYLHVFDWPKNGKLTVPFSNKITKAYLLADAKTGLKIKAGKENSTIQLPSYAPDKIASVVAVEFDGKPTVQPVPSQGAKVTATTTSEDCKASYATDGDPKNKWQAAKGEKTATLEIDLGKPATIQCLSLVEPWHPWSGIRQKHELSYQQGGEWKAIFNTETDGTGLTKNFAPVTAQKFKLVILNEKEAPAVNELILFRAE
- a CDS encoding glycoside hydrolase family 127 protein — encoded protein: MERNRLIIFFLIVLLFYNLPQSIASDSKVSGNHIFKVILAEAHILPFSLSEVRLNSSWIKQREALNTAYLHQLDPERLLHNFRVNAGLPSYAKPLDGWESPGCGLRGHFVGHYLSACATQIAKDGDALLNKRISYMIDELAVCQQKQGGKYLSAFPESEFDTLEKKYGGVWAPYYTFHKIMQGLLDVYTLTGNKKAYQILLNMADYVEARMAKLPEAEIEKILYSAEANPTNEAGGMNEVLHNLYAVSKDPQHLKLAEVFDRKWFYQPLMDGKDILSGLHSNTHIVLVNGYARRFENTGESDFQKAAANFWDMLVNHHAYANGSSSGPRPVATTPTSRVAEHWGYADHLSATLTGEIAESCVTHNTQKLTANLFEWTGDPKYADAYMNTFYNAVLPIQNSENGSVVYYLPLGSPRTKNFLKENDFKCCNGSGIEAFAHLNSNIYFHNQNSLWINLFIPSELNWKEKGIKIEQNTNFPEEQKTRLVISAEKPTSFAMKLFIPSWANAQTRIFVNGQPLRTKIKPLSFVTIDRTWKTGDKVELLFDFQFYLKSMPDNKNMVALLYGPILLAFETEKEIILKGNHETILQNMTKNEGEFSFSLQNNKQVFKLKPFYGVTNQSYGVYANIRNEY